A genomic segment from Polyangium mundeleinium encodes:
- a CDS encoding metal ABC transporter substrate-binding protein, with product MTPRLATVLRSIVLVLVVLVAAACSSRSKDGPGASSDKPRVAVSIFPLWDIARRVAGDGLDVVLVLPPGRSEHSYDPTPKEMAQVAKSKLGISVGLGMDGWLEKIVRGAAGTDVPIVQLGPKANPRRMTAEEVGAEAAEEGEDHDEKGHDDHHDDKAKHEHDHEKHADGREHDDGDHAPKPEPKGAAKGEHDHHGHHHAHGAEDPHFWLDPVRMKSVVPELVAAFEKLDPKGAEGYRARGKALEAELDKLHADLEARAKGWTKKTIVTFHGSMGYFAERYGLSIAAVIEPFPGKEPTARYVKDVLAAVEKTKPAALFSEPQLDRRPAQVIADQGKLPLFELDPIGGSAGAETYEKLLLKNADVLDKALK from the coding sequence ATGACGCCGAGACTCGCCACGGTTCTGCGCTCCATCGTCCTCGTCCTCGTCGTGCTCGTCGCCGCGGCCTGCAGTAGCCGCAGCAAGGACGGGCCCGGCGCCTCCTCAGACAAACCTCGCGTCGCGGTTTCGATCTTTCCGCTCTGGGACATCGCGCGTCGCGTCGCGGGCGACGGGCTCGACGTCGTGCTCGTGCTGCCGCCGGGCCGCTCCGAGCATAGCTACGACCCGACGCCGAAGGAGATGGCGCAGGTCGCGAAGAGCAAGCTCGGCATCTCGGTCGGCCTCGGCATGGATGGATGGCTGGAGAAGATCGTGCGGGGCGCCGCGGGCACGGACGTGCCGATCGTGCAGCTCGGCCCGAAGGCGAACCCGCGGCGCATGACGGCCGAGGAGGTCGGCGCCGAGGCCGCCGAGGAGGGCGAAGACCACGACGAGAAGGGCCACGACGATCACCACGACGACAAGGCGAAGCACGAGCACGACCACGAGAAACATGCCGACGGCCGCGAGCATGACGACGGTGATCACGCGCCGAAGCCCGAGCCCAAGGGCGCGGCGAAGGGCGAGCACGACCACCACGGCCATCACCACGCGCACGGCGCCGAGGACCCGCATTTCTGGCTGGATCCGGTGCGCATGAAGTCGGTCGTGCCCGAGCTCGTCGCGGCGTTCGAGAAGCTCGATCCGAAGGGCGCCGAGGGCTACCGGGCGCGTGGCAAGGCGTTGGAGGCGGAGCTCGACAAGCTGCACGCGGACCTCGAAGCGCGCGCGAAGGGCTGGACGAAGAAGACGATCGTCACGTTCCACGGCTCGATGGGTTATTTCGCCGAGCGCTACGGCCTCTCGATCGCGGCCGTGATCGAGCCGTTCCCGGGCAAGGAGCCGACGGCGCGGTACGTGAAGGACGTGCTCGCCGCGGTCGAGAAGACCAAGCCCGCGGCGCTCTTCTCCGAGCCGCAGCTCGATCGCAGGCCCGCGCAGGTGATCGCCGATCAGGGGAAGCTGCCGCTCTTCGAGCTCGATCCGATCGGCGGCAGCGCCGGCGCCGAGACGTACGAGAAGCTCCTCCTGAAGAACGCCGACGTCCTCGACAAGGCCTTGAAATGA
- a CDS encoding metal ABC transporter ATP-binding protein, with translation MSAVHAEADGMPQGHFTLPDPSLSRVLEVENLIVDVPGRRLLDGISFWVPKGEFVCLCGPNGAGKSTFLKTVLGLMPPTSGSIRILGKPAQKALRDVGYVPQRKTSDMTFPARSIDLIVASMRGSWPLRIREEERARAIEILRHVGGEKLLEKEIARLSGGETQRVFLARALVNKPSLVILDEPTAGVDVKGRAEFLDLLAEISASDELAAILVTHNLAAVARCAERVVYLDAGRVSAWGLPSELLGQASLSAISAVAGGDHAAHSHHHKLPDEE, from the coding sequence ATGAGCGCGGTGCACGCCGAAGCGGACGGGATGCCGCAAGGGCATTTCACGCTGCCCGATCCCTCGCTGTCGCGGGTTTTGGAGGTGGAGAACCTCATCGTCGACGTGCCCGGGCGGAGGCTGCTCGACGGGATCTCGTTCTGGGTGCCGAAGGGCGAGTTCGTGTGCCTCTGCGGCCCGAACGGCGCGGGCAAGAGCACGTTCCTGAAGACGGTGCTCGGCCTGATGCCGCCGACGAGCGGCTCGATCCGCATCCTGGGCAAACCCGCGCAAAAAGCGCTGCGGGACGTGGGCTACGTGCCGCAGCGCAAGACGAGCGATATGACCTTCCCTGCCCGCTCGATCGACCTCATCGTGGCGAGCATGCGCGGGAGCTGGCCTTTGCGCATCCGCGAGGAGGAGCGCGCCCGCGCGATCGAGATCCTGCGGCACGTGGGCGGGGAGAAGCTGCTCGAAAAGGAGATCGCGCGGCTCTCGGGCGGCGAGACGCAGCGGGTCTTTTTGGCGCGGGCGCTCGTGAACAAGCCGTCGCTCGTGATCCTGGACGAGCCGACGGCAGGCGTCGACGTGAAGGGCCGAGCTGAGTTCCTCGATTTGCTGGCGGAGATCTCGGCGAGCGACGAGCTCGCGGCGATCCTCGTGACACACAACCTGGCGGCGGTCGCGCGTTGCGCCGAGCGGGTGGTGTACCTCGACGCGGGGCGCGTCTCTGCGTGGGGATTGCCGAGCGAGCTGCTCGGCCAGGCGTCGCTTTCGGCGATATCGGCCGTGGCGGGCGGCGACCACGCGGCGCATTCGCATCACCACAAATTGCCGGACGAGGAGTGA
- a CDS encoding metal ABC transporter permease — MDGLLEPLLVPFMMRAMIAGAVVGGLCAMIGVFVVQRGLSFIGDGLAHAAFGGIALGLLLGVSLERMTWVALPFTVLIALGIGYVLRRGSLRGDVATGVFSAVSFALGVLLLGLRSTDGPQVNVETVLFGSILAISPDDLITVGVVGVVTTLLMAFTWTKLAYATFDPELAALSGVKVAALDYMLLALTAVVIVVAVKTVGIALVSSFVVIPAATAKMVGRSIGRVALLAVAIGVVGSSIGLMLSYYADVASGATIILTLGGVFGLALLFKKK; from the coding sequence GTGGACGGATTGCTCGAGCCCTTGCTGGTGCCCTTCATGATGCGGGCGATGATCGCCGGCGCGGTGGTGGGCGGTCTCTGCGCGATGATCGGCGTCTTCGTGGTGCAGCGGGGCCTCTCGTTCATCGGCGACGGCCTGGCGCACGCGGCGTTCGGCGGCATCGCCCTCGGCCTTCTGCTCGGCGTGTCGCTGGAGCGAATGACGTGGGTGGCGCTGCCGTTCACGGTGCTGATCGCGCTCGGAATCGGTTATGTCCTGCGGCGCGGGAGCCTGCGCGGGGACGTGGCGACGGGCGTGTTTTCGGCGGTGTCGTTCGCGCTCGGCGTGCTCCTTCTGGGGCTCCGGTCGACGGACGGTCCGCAGGTGAACGTGGAGACGGTGCTCTTCGGGAGCATCTTGGCGATATCCCCGGACGATCTGATCACGGTGGGCGTGGTCGGCGTGGTGACGACGCTGCTCATGGCATTCACGTGGACGAAGCTCGCGTATGCGACGTTCGACCCGGAGCTCGCGGCGCTGTCGGGCGTGAAGGTGGCCGCGCTCGATTACATGTTGCTCGCGCTGACGGCCGTGGTGATCGTGGTGGCCGTGAAGACGGTGGGGATCGCGCTGGTGAGCTCGTTCGTGGTGATCCCGGCCGCGACCGCGAAAATGGTGGGCCGGAGCATCGGGCGCGTGGCGCTGCTCGCGGTGGCCATCGGGGTCGTCGGGTCATCGATTGGATTGATGCTTTCGTACTACGCGGACGTGGCCAGCGGGGCGACGATCATCCTGACGCTGGGGGGGGTGTTCGGACTCGCCCTTTTGTTCAAGAAAAAGTGA
- a CDS encoding Uma2 family endonuclease codes for MALSARPTWRVNPADPRAPSQEEWDLMSEAERAHVEATLPSEFDLGLEPPEGDPHWTAIANARKTLETFFRRIGRKIYISGGLAVYYPGEEMCSPDLLAVVDVEPRPRTSWVVSREGKGLDWALEVLHAGDAAKDQRNIERYARLGIHEYFMFDRRRLRLSGFRLPPAEHGARSRAYRPIVPQGGRYTSEVLGLELLVEGEKLRFLFGGAALPDAEETIAKLESLLGEALARHEEDARRAEEEARRREELEAELAAMRVELERLKKGQS; via the coding sequence ATGGCTCTGTCGGCACGTCCCACGTGGCGGGTGAACCCGGCGGATCCCCGCGCTCCGAGCCAGGAAGAGTGGGATCTCATGTCGGAGGCGGAGCGGGCGCACGTGGAGGCGACCCTGCCGTCCGAGTTCGACCTCGGGCTGGAGCCGCCCGAGGGGGATCCGCACTGGACGGCCATTGCGAACGCGCGGAAGACGCTGGAGACGTTTTTCAGGCGGATCGGGCGCAAGATCTACATCTCGGGGGGGCTCGCGGTGTATTACCCCGGCGAGGAGATGTGCTCGCCCGATCTCCTGGCGGTGGTCGACGTGGAGCCGCGTCCGCGCACCTCCTGGGTGGTTTCCCGGGAGGGCAAGGGGCTCGACTGGGCGCTCGAGGTGCTGCACGCGGGGGACGCGGCGAAGGACCAGCGCAACATCGAGCGGTATGCGCGGCTCGGCATCCACGAGTATTTCATGTTCGATCGGAGGCGGCTGAGGCTCTCGGGGTTCCGATTGCCGCCCGCGGAGCACGGCGCGCGTTCCCGGGCTTATCGGCCGATCGTCCCCCAAGGCGGGCGGTATACGTCGGAGGTCCTCGGGCTGGAGTTGTTGGTGGAGGGCGAGAAGCTACGTTTCCTCTTCGGAGGTGCCGCGCTGCCGGACGCGGAGGAGACGATCGCCAAGCTGGAGAGCTTGCTGGGCGAGGCGCTCGCGCGGCACGAGGAAGATGCACGCAGGGCCGAGGAAGAGGCGAGGCGCCGGGAGGAGCTCGAAGCGGAGCTCGCCGCCATGCGCGTGGAGCTCGAACGGCTGAAGAAGGGGCAATCCTGA